CTCCCTTGATCCAGACTGTCAGCTCATATTTGCATTCAGGTTTTAGACCGTCCAGTTTTTGAACAAGCGCCCCATAGACGTTGGGCTCGAAATTGCTACGGCTGGAAAGGCGCATCGATGACATCCCGCCATGCTGTTGCGTCTCGTCGTAGTATCCGGCGGCATCGGCATTCCCTTGTGTGTAAAACCTCCATGCACGAGAATCACCGGATTTTTCAAACCCCGAATTCTTAATCCCGATTTCATGCTCAGGGCCGTTCGCCGCCCGGGCGGGTTCCGCCCCGTTGCACATATACGAAGACATCGGGGACCCGACTACCGTTAGGATAATATAAAGACACAGATTTTTCATAATAGATTAGCCTAAACCACCTTTTGCCGGATATATTACTTCCCGGGTCGTAGGAGATTTCGCGGGGTTAATTTCAGAATTATAGCGATCAGCATGTACGGGAAGCATCCGTACTAGATTTGACTGTGAGACGAAAAACGGAAAGGCACATGCAGTGCAATCAGGACATAGGGGAAGAAATCGACAGGAACTTCACTTCCATGAAAAAGTCATTCTAAAAGGAACTTCATGCTCTCGGCTCCTGCACCATTGGGCCTTGTAGGTGTGCATGGCATTCTCCAGAATTTCCACTTTATAGTAGATATTCAAGATATCCGACGGGATTTCAACGGACTCGCTTTGTCCCTTCAATATGGCAACATTAACCG
The DNA window shown above is from Coraliomargarita parva and carries:
- a CDS encoding carbohydrate binding domain-containing protein translates to MKNLCLYIILTVVGSPMSSYMCNGAEPARAANGPEHEIGIKNSGFEKSGDSRAWRFYTQGNADAAGYYDETQQHGGMSSMRLSSRSNFEPNVYGALVQKLDGLKPECKYELTVWIKGESVSHCTIAVGPGWKLRKSLPKGTYDWRSVTFQFETPKDLAGSFPLVFIVEGPTDGIWIDDISLMEDSQN